From one Catellatospora sp. IY07-71 genomic stretch:
- a CDS encoding globin domain-containing protein, which translates to MSDLQRLLKESWTLVEEQQDKVAGYFYARIFLNNPGIRDMFPVTMDVQRARLLGAIVAAVQSVDDPDRFDEYLRSLGRDHRKFQVVPEHYEVIGAALLEAIRTFAGPEWSHEYEQAWRDAYDVIARKMLSGATADSNPAWWHAEVVAHERRSRDIAVLTVRPFQQLEYRAGQYLSVEVPKFHPRVWRTYSVANAPRTDNTMDLHVRALGAGWVSGALVRRVQAGDLLRLAAPMGTMVLDRRSTRDIVFVAGGTGLSPIKALLEDLTTFNRTRWVHVFFGARDRDDLYDLGSLQDLAAAYPWLSIVPVCSDDPGWGGEEGTVTDALNRFGPWMEHDFFVSGSPNMVRSTLRCLTQLKVPQTRVRYDAFSDH; encoded by the coding sequence GTGAGCGACCTTCAGCGGCTGTTGAAAGAGAGCTGGACCCTTGTCGAGGAGCAACAGGACAAGGTGGCCGGCTACTTCTACGCGCGGATCTTCCTCAACAACCCGGGGATCCGCGACATGTTCCCGGTGACGATGGACGTGCAGCGAGCCAGACTGCTGGGGGCGATCGTCGCCGCGGTGCAATCGGTCGACGACCCGGACCGCTTCGACGAGTACCTGCGCTCGCTCGGCCGTGACCACCGGAAGTTCCAGGTGGTGCCGGAGCACTACGAGGTGATCGGCGCCGCGCTGCTGGAGGCGATCCGGACGTTCGCCGGGCCGGAGTGGAGCCACGAGTACGAGCAGGCCTGGCGCGACGCGTACGACGTGATCGCCCGCAAGATGCTGTCCGGCGCCACCGCCGACAGCAACCCGGCCTGGTGGCACGCCGAGGTCGTGGCGCACGAGCGCCGTTCGCGCGACATCGCGGTGCTCACCGTGCGGCCGTTCCAGCAGCTGGAGTACCGGGCCGGGCAGTACCTGTCGGTCGAGGTGCCGAAGTTCCACCCGCGGGTGTGGCGCACCTACTCGGTGGCGAACGCGCCGCGCACCGACAACACGATGGACCTGCACGTCCGGGCGCTGGGGGCGGGCTGGGTGTCCGGCGCGCTGGTGCGCCGGGTGCAGGCCGGCGACCTGCTGCGGCTGGCCGCGCCGATGGGCACCATGGTGCTCGACCGGCGCTCCACCCGCGACATCGTCTTCGTGGCCGGCGGCACCGGGCTGTCGCCGATCAAGGCGCTGCTGGAGGACCTGACCACGTTCAACCGCACCCGCTGGGTGCACGTCTTCTTCGGCGCCCGCGACCGGGACGACCTCTACGACCTCGGTTCGCTGCAGGACCTGGCGGCGGCGTACCCGTGGCTGTCGATCGTGCCGGTGTGCAGCGACGATCCGGGCTGGGGCGGCGAGGAGGGCACCGTGACCGACGCGCTGAACCGCTTCGGGCCGTGGATGGAGCACGACTTCTTCGTGTCCGGCTCGCCGAACATGGTCCGCTCGACGCTGCGCTGCCTGACACAGCTCAAGGTGCCCCAGACGCGCGTCCGGTACGACGCGTTCAGCGACCACTGA
- a CDS encoding GPP34 family phosphoprotein gives MAESLTEPARALLLALEELYIAADEPSCRTIAERISRRVRELPPGSGERVTLSHNTVNKVLRAPHLGSQQHLLAVVACLHSAEVARFQELWIAARKAEPKTTRQTAQTGRAAAAAAQATTESDGRLGLAEEFFLVNHDRDGDAYIGESSLGLGVAGAILIELAQAGLITVGERVVVDGSADRAGHPYAVFADLIATAPPERRDQQLWRWVRDLQGEALRQVSQRLEDAGLVTPEDSRSPLRWLGRKLRYRPSGDSAAGAPASSLRRVLTRVEAEDVPTVILAALVDVTEGHECILVKLPRAQMRQRIEGLAATLPPWTREVVAAVDRAIAERAIKPLP, from the coding sequence ATGGCCGAGTCGCTGACGGAACCGGCACGGGCGCTTCTGCTCGCACTCGAGGAGCTGTACATAGCCGCCGACGAGCCGAGCTGCCGCACCATCGCCGAACGGATCAGCCGCCGGGTCAGAGAGCTGCCGCCCGGATCCGGCGAACGGGTGACGCTGTCGCACAACACGGTGAACAAGGTCCTCCGCGCTCCGCACCTCGGCTCGCAGCAGCATCTGCTCGCGGTCGTCGCCTGCCTGCACAGTGCGGAGGTCGCCCGGTTCCAGGAACTGTGGATCGCAGCCCGCAAGGCCGAGCCGAAGACCACCCGCCAGACGGCACAGACGGGCCGGGCGGCCGCCGCCGCGGCGCAGGCCACGACCGAGAGCGACGGCCGGCTCGGGCTGGCCGAGGAGTTCTTCCTCGTCAACCACGACCGGGACGGTGACGCCTACATCGGCGAGAGTTCGCTGGGACTGGGCGTGGCCGGCGCGATCCTCATCGAGCTGGCCCAGGCCGGGCTGATCACGGTCGGCGAGCGCGTCGTGGTCGACGGCTCCGCCGACCGCGCGGGCCACCCGTACGCGGTCTTCGCCGACCTCATCGCCACCGCCCCGCCGGAGCGGCGGGACCAGCAGCTCTGGCGCTGGGTGCGCGACCTGCAGGGGGAGGCGCTACGGCAGGTCAGCCAGCGGCTGGAGGACGCCGGGCTGGTCACGCCGGAGGACAGCCGCTCGCCACTGCGCTGGCTCGGCCGCAAACTGCGCTACCGGCCGAGCGGCGACTCGGCCGCCGGGGCGCCCGCGAGCAGCCTGCGCCGCGTGCTGACCAGGGTCGAGGCCGAGGACGTGCCGACGGTGATCCTGGCGGCCCTGGTCGACGTCACCGAGGGGCACGAGTGCATCCTGGTGAAGCTGCCCAGGGCGCAGATGCGGCAGCGCATCGAGGGCCTCGCCGCCACGCTGCCGCCGTGGACCCGCGAGGTGGTCGCGGCCGTGGACCGGGCCATCGCCGAACGCGCCATCAAGCCGCTGCCCTGA
- a CDS encoding CPBP family intramembrane glutamic endopeptidase — MAAEELVRGISTPSRTVLRNEVWLLLGVSLGHSAVLSVLSLIEKLTAPGPLDQQAAELNTAVTPDRPWLDLAIQLTRIFFALVPALLAVHLLNRGPGWDGRFGARGLLGVDGARKGFDAGAGALLAAVIGIPGLALYVGARELGLNATVVAEGLGDVWWALPVLLLAAVQNAVLEEVVVVGYLITRLRQLSWQVPAVIAASALLRGSYHLYQGFGAFVGNAVMGVVFALFFLRYRRTGPLIVAHTLLDVVAFVGYALLAQHLDWI; from the coding sequence ATGGCTGCTGAAGAGCTCGTCCGGGGGATCTCCACACCCTCCCGTACGGTGCTGCGCAACGAGGTCTGGTTGCTGCTGGGGGTCTCGCTCGGGCACTCCGCCGTGCTGTCGGTGCTGTCGCTGATCGAGAAGCTCACCGCGCCCGGCCCGCTGGATCAGCAGGCGGCCGAGCTGAACACCGCGGTCACCCCCGACCGCCCCTGGCTGGACCTCGCGATCCAGCTCACCCGCATCTTCTTCGCGCTGGTCCCGGCCCTGCTCGCGGTGCACCTGCTGAACCGGGGGCCGGGCTGGGACGGCCGGTTCGGCGCCCGCGGGCTGCTCGGCGTCGACGGCGCCCGGAAGGGCTTCGACGCCGGCGCGGGCGCGCTGCTGGCCGCCGTGATCGGCATCCCGGGGCTGGCCCTCTACGTGGGGGCGCGCGAGCTGGGCCTGAACGCCACGGTCGTCGCCGAGGGCCTGGGTGACGTCTGGTGGGCGCTGCCCGTGCTGCTGCTGGCCGCCGTCCAGAACGCGGTGCTGGAGGAGGTCGTCGTGGTCGGCTACCTGATCACGCGGCTGCGCCAGCTGTCCTGGCAGGTGCCCGCCGTCATCGCCGCCAGCGCGCTGCTGCGCGGCTCGTACCACCTCTACCAGGGCTTCGGGGCGTTCGTCGGCAACGCCGTGATGGGCGTGGTGTTCGCGCTGTTCTTCCTGCGCTACCGGCGCACCGGGCCGCTGATCGTCGCGCACACCCTGCTCGACGTCGTGGCGTTCGTGGGATACGCCCTGCTCGCGCAGCATCTGGACTGGATCTGA
- a CDS encoding carboxypeptidase regulatory-like domain-containing protein: MRRPPLRRVGLMLLAVVVTTLGMTTPAHAADTGTISGKITYKNQPVEAAFVYASTETGAGGYAVTDANGDYQILNLQPDVYRVQVSAAGHPTQYAPATIGYYDAAMHAVSAGANTVVDDALVPIGTISGRLVNNIGGGMANAMIATHDPETEEHSGGSASTDAQGYYSMVVPEGTHVVSFTIGNSRQYVPGARDFADAQAVAVAADQTVTVNETARPNGSAAGTVLDAAGQRVGYGLEIIFAGTEDNPEYVYTSAYTDENGDYRLDGLPPGPYRAMFRLDSGSIMLYPHTLVESAAQTVTIAENAVTDVDDQLLGTGTVKGRFTIGDEGAAGVEAIARPVGGYGAAWTNADEDGYYQIDEVFTGSYTVSFRDLEGTFEQWATGKLTEETANVFPVAAGGTTTVNDSLLPTGTVKIKAKDSTTGAAVKGFTAGVYNGYGQAEGDTLTLTGIPVGTHPISLSAAGYASVDGQVSATVGAGGQTVTVMVSLTRVRALTGTIVDRVTGAAVRDVCVIAVRATRFSLPDGCGDSTDENGNYRITYLPESGPVKIFVAPYEEAVHGAQWVGATGGTGDQRQAVTVTPAAQGWTTGPAIRMDRRAPLKGTVTSETGQPITWGSVGMYTPHPGLGGGFGDVQLDEDGKYATSFFGPYSWPLVFSAIDHAMQWSGGKPDRFSATPVKLTAGTPTTYDYNMKVGRRISGTITMPEGAEDLTDHYLVAGDVTTNDYVAVTSVRAGGRYTLRVLGPVQMTVGLEGPWPTYQAVKFTGKLTVGRRDQLVNFCVTSPTTMVICGSKAAIDVPLQPTPPARPVPGTMPTQPVLPGGGGPQPR; the protein is encoded by the coding sequence ATGCGCAGACCACCTCTGCGCCGGGTCGGGCTGATGCTGCTGGCCGTGGTCGTCACGACTCTGGGCATGACCACGCCCGCGCATGCAGCCGACACCGGCACGATCTCGGGCAAGATCACCTACAAGAATCAGCCGGTCGAAGCCGCGTTCGTGTACGCCTCCACCGAAACCGGTGCGGGCGGCTACGCCGTCACCGACGCCAACGGCGACTACCAGATCCTCAACCTCCAGCCCGACGTGTATCGGGTCCAGGTCAGCGCAGCGGGTCACCCGACGCAGTACGCGCCGGCCACCATCGGCTACTACGACGCGGCGATGCACGCGGTCTCCGCCGGCGCGAACACGGTGGTCGACGACGCGCTGGTGCCCATCGGCACCATCTCCGGACGGCTGGTCAACAACATCGGCGGCGGCATGGCCAACGCCATGATCGCCACGCACGACCCCGAGACCGAGGAGCACAGCGGCGGCTCGGCGTCCACTGACGCGCAGGGCTACTACAGCATGGTCGTGCCCGAGGGCACGCACGTCGTCTCCTTCACGATCGGCAACTCCCGCCAGTACGTGCCGGGTGCCCGGGACTTCGCCGACGCACAGGCCGTCGCGGTCGCCGCGGACCAGACCGTCACCGTGAACGAGACGGCACGGCCGAACGGCTCCGCCGCCGGCACCGTACTCGACGCGGCCGGCCAGCGGGTCGGCTACGGCCTGGAGATCATCTTCGCCGGCACCGAGGACAACCCGGAGTACGTGTACACCAGCGCCTACACCGACGAGAACGGCGACTACCGCCTCGACGGCCTGCCGCCCGGCCCGTACCGGGCCATGTTCCGCCTGGACAGCGGGTCGATCATGCTGTACCCGCACACGCTGGTCGAGTCCGCGGCGCAGACGGTGACCATCGCCGAGAACGCGGTGACCGACGTCGACGACCAGCTGCTGGGCACCGGCACGGTCAAGGGCCGGTTCACCATCGGCGACGAGGGCGCGGCCGGCGTCGAGGCCATCGCCCGCCCGGTCGGCGGTTACGGCGCGGCCTGGACGAACGCCGACGAGGACGGCTACTACCAGATCGACGAGGTCTTCACCGGCTCCTACACGGTCAGCTTCCGCGATCTGGAGGGCACGTTCGAGCAGTGGGCGACCGGCAAGCTCACCGAGGAGACCGCGAACGTCTTCCCGGTGGCCGCGGGCGGCACCACAACCGTGAACGACAGTCTGCTGCCCACCGGCACAGTCAAGATCAAGGCGAAGGACTCGACCACGGGTGCCGCGGTCAAGGGCTTCACCGCCGGCGTCTACAACGGCTACGGCCAGGCCGAGGGCGACACGCTCACGCTGACCGGCATCCCGGTGGGCACGCACCCGATCTCGCTCAGCGCCGCCGGGTACGCCTCGGTCGACGGGCAGGTCAGCGCGACCGTCGGCGCAGGAGGCCAGACCGTCACCGTGATGGTGTCGCTCACCCGCGTCCGCGCCCTGACGGGCACCATCGTCGACCGGGTGACCGGCGCCGCGGTGCGTGACGTCTGCGTGATCGCCGTCCGCGCGACGCGCTTCTCGCTGCCCGACGGCTGCGGTGACAGCACCGACGAGAACGGCAACTACCGCATCACCTACCTGCCCGAGTCCGGCCCGGTCAAGATCTTCGTCGCGCCGTACGAGGAGGCCGTGCACGGTGCCCAGTGGGTGGGCGCCACCGGCGGCACGGGCGACCAGCGGCAGGCGGTGACGGTCACCCCGGCCGCGCAGGGCTGGACCACCGGCCCCGCGATCAGGATGGACAGGCGCGCCCCGCTCAAGGGCACCGTCACCAGCGAGACCGGGCAGCCGATCACCTGGGGCTCGGTGGGCATGTACACGCCCCACCCGGGCCTCGGCGGCGGCTTCGGCGACGTGCAGCTCGACGAGGACGGCAAGTACGCCACGAGCTTCTTCGGGCCGTACAGCTGGCCGTTGGTCTTCAGCGCGATCGACCACGCGATGCAGTGGAGCGGCGGCAAGCCCGACCGGTTCAGCGCGACCCCGGTGAAGCTCACCGCGGGCACCCCGACCACTTACGACTACAACATGAAGGTGGGCCGGCGCATCAGTGGCACGATCACGATGCCCGAGGGCGCCGAGGACCTGACGGACCACTACCTCGTGGCGGGTGATGTGACGACGAACGACTACGTCGCCGTCACCAGCGTGCGGGCGGGGGGCCGGTACACGCTGCGGGTGCTGGGTCCGGTGCAGATGACGGTCGGGCTCGAGGGTCCCTGGCCGACCTACCAGGCGGTCAAGTTCACCGGCAAGCTCACCGTCGGCCGCCGTGACCAGCTGGTGAACTTCTGCGTCACCTCGCCGACCACGATGGTGATCTGCGGCAGCAAGGCCGCGATCGACGTGCCGCTGCAGCCCACACCGCCGGCCAGGCCGGTGCCGGGCACGATGCCGACGCAGCCGGTGCTGCCGGGCGGCGGCGGGCCGCAGCCCCGGTGA
- a CDS encoding DUF6114 domain-containing protein — protein sequence MILRQLSRTWWGRRRPFWGGLLTILAGVEIIATTKMTLHGATISVGLTGFQSLLIPFVLVVCGLLAWFTPAQRMFYGLVAVFVAIYSLIAVNLGGWFVGTLLGIVGGGLIFAWNPVEPAGDGAEPGEPESGADGDQQADMDGLLDGPMTDTPPPAVNPLRDGVPGSRQPSGEETVADERRNGPRHAAMVITVATLATTALGLFVTQQPASAADCRPAATSDHPVQDFLTGVVDTIGGLLGSGDTASPSPSPSPEPCPTQEPSPEPTGGPNPTAKPKPTLSRPVPSVKPGRPTEKPVKTLRAARNQKPVAACPSRMTGSRVSMEGLTFDGIVELPTKQGTIRTLRFSMTKSVTRDFKLVPCAVNGWTTEITTPALTVADRDDTRVFFYTSRFRGNALGVLPVDYTPDEPPLLTPPLVFFTDPVIDLVYVDAPSLTAPDMVVKTIKA from the coding sequence GTGATCCTGAGGCAGCTGTCTCGCACCTGGTGGGGACGCCGCCGCCCGTTCTGGGGTGGTCTGCTGACCATCCTCGCCGGTGTGGAGATCATCGCCACGACCAAGATGACCCTGCACGGGGCCACCATCAGCGTGGGTCTCACCGGTTTCCAGTCCCTGCTCATCCCGTTCGTGCTGGTGGTGTGCGGCCTGCTGGCCTGGTTCACCCCGGCCCAGCGGATGTTCTACGGCCTGGTCGCGGTGTTCGTGGCGATCTACTCGCTGATCGCCGTGAACCTCGGCGGCTGGTTCGTGGGCACGCTGCTCGGCATCGTCGGCGGCGGCCTGATCTTCGCCTGGAACCCGGTGGAGCCGGCCGGTGACGGGGCGGAGCCCGGCGAGCCCGAGTCCGGTGCCGACGGGGATCAGCAGGCCGACATGGACGGCCTGCTGGACGGCCCGATGACGGACACCCCGCCGCCCGCGGTCAACCCGCTGCGCGACGGCGTGCCCGGCTCGCGGCAGCCGTCCGGCGAGGAGACCGTCGCGGACGAGCGGCGCAACGGACCCCGCCACGCCGCCATGGTGATCACCGTGGCGACGCTGGCGACCACCGCGCTCGGCCTGTTCGTCACGCAGCAGCCCGCCAGCGCGGCGGACTGCCGGCCGGCCGCCACGTCGGACCACCCGGTGCAGGACTTCCTCACCGGGGTCGTCGACACCATCGGCGGCCTGCTGGGCAGCGGCGACACCGCGTCGCCCAGCCCGTCCCCGTCGCCCGAGCCGTGCCCGACGCAGGAGCCCAGCCCGGAGCCGACCGGCGGGCCGAACCCGACGGCCAAGCCCAAGCCCACGCTCAGCCGGCCGGTCCCTTCCGTGAAGCCCGGCCGGCCGACCGAGAAGCCGGTGAAGACCCTGCGGGCGGCCCGGAACCAGAAGCCGGTCGCCGCCTGCCCGTCCCGGATGACCGGCAGCCGGGTGTCGATGGAGGGGCTGACCTTCGACGGCATCGTGGAGCTGCCGACCAAGCAGGGCACCATCCGGACCCTGCGGTTCTCCATGACCAAGTCGGTCACCCGTGACTTCAAGCTCGTGCCGTGCGCCGTGAACGGCTGGACCACCGAGATCACGACGCCGGCCCTGACCGTGGCGGACCGCGACGACACGCGGGTGTTCTTCTACACCAGCCGCTTCCGGGGCAACGCCCTCGGTGTGCTGCCGGTGGACTACACCCCTGACGAGCCGCCGCTGCTCACCCCGCCCCTGGTCTTCTTCACCGACCCGGTCATCGACCTGGTGTACGTCGACGCGCCGTCGCTGACCGCGCCCGACATGGTGGTCAAGACGATCAAGGCCTGA
- a CDS encoding winged helix-turn-helix domain-containing protein, which yields MTAKYERLANAIRDKIRSGELKPGDKLPSISQIREEYQISYGSVRGAMLVLKAEGLIEGRQGDGVFVKDPNRQD from the coding sequence ATGACCGCAAAGTACGAGCGGCTGGCCAACGCCATCCGCGACAAGATCCGCTCGGGAGAGCTGAAGCCGGGCGACAAACTGCCCTCCATCAGCCAGATCCGCGAGGAGTACCAGATCAGCTACGGCTCGGTCCGCGGCGCCATGCTGGTGCTCAAGGCCGAGGGGCTGATCGAGGGACGACAGGGGGACGGGGTCTTCGTCAAGGACCCGAACCGCCAGGACTGA
- a CDS encoding carboxypeptidase-like regulatory domain-containing protein encodes MRRHTLRRLGLTLLTVAVATMGLTAPAHAEATTGTISGTLTDNGAPVAYAWVDASGTGWGYAYTDENGHYQITDLAPGDDYKVTFRADGHVPQYAYQALSWEAAALVTVTAGADTVVNDQLLPTGTITGRLTRTDGTPIQWAYVSAVNSLGDSLVDAGTDTDGSWTMQAPAGSYRIRFSGNVGVQFAPGVRTFEEAGLYTVAVGQTLTVDQTALAVGTIAGRITRADGSPVPYLSVYAEPDGEGPTAGSTSTDTDGNYSMEVFPGRYVIGYEYGFESVRWVPNSDERANATVFTVVADTVTTADETLLPAGSAEGRFTDEQGNGMDGVRVTFRENTTGFSRDGSTGADGRWHLDDLPPGEYKVHFTGMGRPLDQWAYGKTSALAADSITVTAGQTVTVDDSKLPGGSIRITAKDSITGAPVTNFWAGSGVFSGSTEDGTLILTDVPAGVRRLSVSAEGYPYYDEAFPVTVVAGQESVIELVLEPYAKIKAKVVDAVTGAPIKGVCLFTATTDRFRLGEGCGGESDANGDVTLAAVKPGRYQIFALPATGSPYGAQWVGQDGGTGDQRAAKSWTVTSGQVRDIHRIRMDRAGTVTGVVTGAEGTPVGQGQVSVVTPTIGDNSRGAVGIDAQGRYTIGFLGPYRWPLSFQVPGQAWQWSGAEAKRHDAVPVAVTSGQTTTFDQRLKAGTEVRVTATGAPAHGVSAAYTASTGDLAGYLYLTAGGGAAVYRVLGSQQVKLQYVGGSSANDGWYGGSDFASATAVRVYANGTPTVVVYPYS; translated from the coding sequence ATGCGCAGACACACCCTGCGCCGGCTCGGGTTGACGCTGCTCACCGTCGCGGTCGCCACCATGGGACTGACCGCGCCGGCGCACGCCGAGGCCACGACCGGCACGATCTCCGGCACCCTCACCGACAACGGCGCGCCCGTCGCCTACGCGTGGGTGGACGCCTCCGGCACCGGCTGGGGCTACGCGTACACGGACGAGAACGGCCACTACCAGATCACCGACCTCGCCCCGGGCGACGACTACAAGGTCACCTTCCGGGCGGACGGCCACGTCCCCCAGTACGCCTACCAGGCACTCAGCTGGGAGGCGGCGGCGCTGGTCACGGTCACCGCGGGCGCGGACACCGTGGTGAACGACCAGCTCCTGCCCACCGGCACCATCACCGGGCGGCTCACCCGCACCGACGGCACTCCGATCCAGTGGGCCTACGTCAGCGCGGTGAACAGCTTGGGCGACAGCCTGGTGGACGCCGGCACCGACACCGACGGCAGCTGGACCATGCAGGCGCCGGCCGGCTCCTACCGGATCCGGTTCAGCGGCAACGTGGGCGTGCAGTTCGCTCCGGGTGTACGCACCTTCGAGGAGGCCGGTCTCTACACCGTCGCCGTGGGCCAGACCCTCACGGTGGACCAGACCGCGCTGGCGGTCGGCACGATCGCGGGCCGCATCACCCGGGCCGACGGCTCGCCGGTGCCGTACCTGTCCGTCTACGCCGAGCCGGACGGCGAGGGCCCCACCGCGGGCTCGACCAGCACCGACACCGACGGCAACTACTCCATGGAGGTGTTCCCGGGCCGCTACGTCATCGGCTACGAGTACGGCTTCGAGTCGGTGCGGTGGGTGCCCAACAGCGACGAGCGCGCGAACGCCACGGTGTTCACCGTCGTCGCGGACACGGTGACCACCGCCGACGAGACGCTGCTGCCGGCCGGTTCGGCCGAGGGCCGATTCACCGACGAGCAGGGCAACGGCATGGACGGCGTGCGGGTCACGTTCCGCGAGAACACCACCGGCTTCTCCCGCGACGGCAGCACCGGTGCGGACGGCCGCTGGCACCTCGACGACCTGCCCCCGGGCGAGTACAAGGTGCACTTCACCGGGATGGGCCGGCCACTGGACCAGTGGGCGTACGGCAAGACGTCCGCCCTGGCGGCCGACTCGATCACGGTCACCGCCGGGCAGACCGTGACCGTCGACGACAGCAAGCTGCCCGGTGGCAGCATCCGGATCACGGCCAAGGACTCGATCACCGGCGCGCCGGTGACGAACTTCTGGGCCGGGTCCGGCGTGTTCAGCGGCTCCACCGAGGACGGCACCCTGATCCTGACCGACGTGCCGGCGGGTGTCCGGCGCCTGTCCGTGTCGGCCGAGGGCTACCCGTACTACGACGAGGCCTTCCCGGTGACCGTGGTCGCCGGGCAGGAGTCGGTGATCGAGCTGGTGCTGGAGCCGTACGCGAAGATCAAGGCGAAGGTCGTGGACGCCGTCACCGGCGCTCCGATCAAGGGCGTGTGCCTGTTCACCGCGACCACGGACCGGTTCCGCCTGGGCGAGGGCTGCGGCGGGGAGAGTGACGCCAACGGCGACGTCACGCTGGCCGCGGTGAAACCGGGCCGCTACCAGATCTTCGCCCTGCCCGCGACCGGCTCGCCCTACGGGGCGCAGTGGGTCGGCCAGGACGGCGGCACCGGTGACCAGCGCGCGGCGAAGTCGTGGACGGTCACGTCCGGGCAGGTCCGCGACATCCACCGGATCCGGATGGACCGCGCGGGCACCGTCACCGGGGTCGTCACCGGCGCCGAGGGCACACCGGTCGGCCAGGGCCAGGTCTCCGTGGTCACCCCGACGATCGGCGACAACAGCCGGGGTGCGGTGGGCATCGACGCGCAGGGCCGGTACACCATCGGCTTCCTCGGCCCGTACCGGTGGCCGCTGAGCTTCCAGGTGCCGGGCCAGGCCTGGCAGTGGAGCGGCGCCGAGGCCAAGCGGCACGACGCCGTCCCGGTCGCCGTGACGTCCGGCCAGACCACCACCTTCGACCAGCGGCTCAAGGCGGGCACCGAAGTGCGCGTCACGGCGACGGGCGCACCGGCGCACGGCGTCTCCGCGGCGTACACGGCGAGCACCGGCGACCTGGCCGGTTACCTGTACCTGACGGCCGGCGGCGGCGCGGCGGTGTACCGGGTGCTCGGCTCGCAGCAGGTGAAGCTGCAGTACGTCGGCGGCTCCAGCGCCAACGACGGCTGGTACGGCGGCTCCGACTTCGCGTCGGCGACTGCGGTGCGGGTCTACGCCAACGGCACGCCGACCGTGGTGGTGTACCCGTACAGCTGA
- the deoD gene encoding purine-nucleoside phosphorylase has product MSTHIGAKPGEIADRVLMPGDPLRAKWIAETYLEDAKCYSTVRNMFGFTGTYQGTRVSVQGSGMGMPSASIYAHELINEYGVKTLIRVGSCGALADSLNLRDVVAAIGSSTDSNMNRMRFDGLIDYAPVANFELLRTAVDVAAQRGISMRVGPILAADAFYTDRPDLYDTLADYGVLAVEMESAALYTIAARYDARALTLLTVSDHIKRGEATTAQEREQTFSQMVEIALDTVVAS; this is encoded by the coding sequence ATGAGTACGCACATCGGCGCCAAGCCCGGAGAGATCGCGGACCGGGTCCTCATGCCGGGCGACCCGCTGCGGGCGAAATGGATCGCGGAGACCTACCTCGAGGACGCCAAGTGCTACTCGACGGTGCGCAACATGTTCGGTTTCACCGGCACCTACCAGGGCACCCGGGTCTCCGTGCAGGGTTCGGGCATGGGCATGCCCTCGGCGTCCATCTACGCCCACGAGCTGATCAACGAGTACGGCGTGAAGACCCTGATCCGGGTCGGTTCGTGCGGGGCGCTCGCCGACTCGCTCAACCTGCGGGACGTGGTGGCCGCCATCGGCTCCAGCACCGACTCGAACATGAACCGGATGCGCTTCGACGGTCTCATCGACTACGCCCCGGTGGCGAACTTCGAGCTGCTGCGCACCGCGGTCGACGTGGCCGCGCAGCGCGGCATCAGCATGCGCGTCGGCCCGATCCTGGCCGCGGACGCCTTCTACACCGACCGCCCCGACCTCTACGACACGCTCGCCGACTACGGCGTGCTCGCGGTGGAGATGGAGTCGGCGGCGCTGTACACGATCGCGGCCCGCTACGACGCGCGGGCGCTGACCCTGCTCACCGTCAGCGACCACATCAAGCGCGGCGAGGCCACCACCGCCCAGGAGCGGGAGCAGACCTTCTCCCAGATGGTCGAGATCGCCCTGGACACGGTCGTCGCCTCCTGA
- a CDS encoding DUF6230 family protein: protein MKDSQGNLVLGRTRWRRFAALVIPATIAVTGLMAGVANGAVSVTFHVSGQTAKISADKLDGKGFAQYGGVLMEKNGTPHVVAMSAIKSAELENLCQSVTTPIPGLGNFTLYIRAGRAEGAPVTANNLLIGMDKLGGDATFTNIDIGVDASELTKGGPNHGDAGLFGQEADRAVITDLKQIARSTQAGTFALTGLSLSIAQDSTGCFPNSAIN from the coding sequence GTGAAGGACTCGCAAGGCAATCTGGTACTGGGGCGTACCAGATGGCGGCGCTTCGCCGCCCTGGTGATCCCGGCGACCATCGCCGTGACCGGCCTGATGGCCGGCGTGGCCAACGGCGCGGTGTCGGTCACCTTCCACGTCTCCGGGCAGACCGCGAAGATCTCGGCCGACAAGCTCGACGGCAAGGGCTTCGCCCAGTACGGCGGCGTGCTGATGGAGAAGAACGGCACCCCGCACGTCGTGGCGATGTCGGCCATCAAGAGCGCCGAGCTGGAGAACCTGTGCCAGTCGGTGACCACCCCGATCCCGGGCCTGGGCAACTTCACCCTCTACATCCGGGCGGGCCGCGCCGAGGGCGCGCCGGTGACGGCGAACAACCTGCTCATCGGGATGGACAAGCTCGGCGGCGACGCGACCTTCACCAACATCGACATCGGTGTGGACGCGTCGGAGCTGACCAAGGGCGGCCCGAACCACGGCGACGCCGGCCTGTTCGGCCAGGAGGCCGACCGTGCCGTCATCACCGACCTCAAGCAGATCGCCCGCAGCACGCAGGCCGGCACGTTCGCGCTGACCGGGCTGTCGCTGTCCATCGCCCAGGACAGCACCGGCTGTTTCCCGAACTCCGCCATCAACTGA